From the bacterium genome, the window AAATGTGGATGCTGGCCAGCCCCACGTCGGCGATGATCCGGGCGAAATCCCCCACCGACAGGTCGGCGAGGAAGAAGGTCATGCCGATGACGAAGAGGGCGAAGGCGAGGATCGCGTAGAGGATCTTGTTCCGGATCGTCTCCCGGAAGGTGTTGGCGGCGATGAAGAAGATTCTGCGGAACATGTCAGGAACCCATCCCCGCCGCGTCGGAGCCCCCGACCCGCTCCATAAAGATCTCTTCGAGGCCTTTCTTCACAGGGACGCAGGAAAGGACCGTGCACCCCTCGCGCAGAAGACCCCCGATCCACCGGTTCGCCTGCCCGCTGTCCGGCGCCCGCAGCACGAGGAGAGCTCCCTGCGCGTACCCGGCCTCCGGAGGGATTCCCGCCGCCGCGAGCCGGCCCGCCGGGAGAACCGGCGAGACGACCAGTTCGATGTAGAGGGTCTCCGCCCCGATCAACTCTTCCACGCGGCCCTCCGCCACCTTCCGTCCCTTGTGGAGCATGATGACCCGGTCGCATAGGGCCTCCACGTCGGAGAGGATGTGGGAGCTGAAAAACACCGTTTTCCCCGCCGCCTTGAGGTCCCGGATGATGCCGCGCACCTCCATCCGGCCCATCGGGTCGAGCCCGGACATCGGTTCGTCGAGGATAACGAACTCCGGGTCGTGCAGCAGCGCTTGGACCAGCCCGAGCCGTTGCATCATCCCCTTGGAATATTTCCGGATCGCTTTTTCCCGGGCTCCCGAAAGCCCGACCCGGGCAAGGAGCTCCGAAGAGCGTGACTCCGTGTCCCGGCGCGACATCCCGCACAACTGGCCGCAGAGGCGGAGGAACTCCCCGCCGGTCAGGTATTCGTAGAAGTACGGCTGCTCCGGCATGAAACCGATGCGGCGGCGAACGTCGGCCCCGTCCCCGGCATGTCCGCCGAACAGGGTCACCTTCCCCGCGTCCGGGAACGCGAGGCGGTTGAGGATCTTGATCGTGGTCGTCTTTCCGGCACCGTTGGGCCCGAGGAACCCGACGATCTCGTTCTCGTGCACCTGGCACGACAGATCCGACAGAACGCGGACCGGTTTGCGCCAGAACCCGGTCGGGTACGATTTCGACAACCCCTCGATGGAAAGGATCGGTCCCTTGTGAATCATTTCTTCTGGAACACCCGCAGCCGCCGCGAAACCTGGTCGCTGCGCACCTTTCCCCCCGGGTCCATGAGGTATCTTCCCCCGTTGGGCTCCTCCGGAATTCCCAACAGGATCCCCGCACGGACGAGATCCGACAGCTCTCGCGGGACGACCCCCATCTTCACCCGATACGATTCCACGGCTCTCTCCAATGCCTGGAGGTCCCGCTCGACGGTCACTTCCCGGATCCTGCGCTCCAACACCGCCCGGCGCAAGGGATCGCTCTCCTGCTTGACGATCGGCTCCAGCAGCTTGAGAGCCATTTCCGGTTCTCTCGCTTCCGTCAGCATCCTGGAGGCGAGCCCCGGCAGGTAGGCCGGGCTCCCCGGTAATCGGGCCGCCTCCGCCATCGACCGTCCCCCCTCGACCCCGTTACCGAGGGAGAAGTAGTGCGTGAATCCCATGTAGAAGGGGAAGCGCCAGTCGGCCGGGTACTGCTCCTTGCCCCGCGAGAGAACGTGCAGAGCTTTCTGCGCATGCGGCGTTGACTCTCCGAGGACGAGGCCCCCGAGGAGGTACGGCATCTCGAACTTCGGGTCGAGGTCCGCTTCCACGTTCAGGAGCGCGTAGAGCCGGTCGTACTCCGTGGAGGTCAACTTCAGGTTTCCGGCCACCTGGACCGCCTGGAGCCAGGCGATGTCGGCCAGGACGTTCCGGAACCCGAACGCGAACTCCGGCCTCCGGCTGACCGCGGAGAGGAGGCCCGCCCGCTCCTGAACCTCCCGCCCTGAACCCGGCAGGGAACGCAAGGCGAGCAGGCGCCAGGAGAAACCGATGGAAACCAGGAGGGCGAGGGCGGCTGCCCATCCCCACCCTCCCCTCGATGCCTCGTTCATCCCGACAGGAACCTCTCCATGGATCGTATACGGTAATCAAACCTTCTCAACCAGATTCTTATCATGGAATCGGTCTCAGGCGCCAAACTCGTGGTTACGATACAGCGGGGCAACATAGTGCGCAAGGCGTTCCCCGAACTCACCGGGGGGTACGAAGTATCCTTTGGCCTTATCCCATCCCATCAATTGCGTGGTGATCCAATTCGCGGCAGATTTCACCCATCCCTGGTCCATGTGAGAATCCGAACCTCGTTGATGACCCAGTCGTCCGAAGGAGTTGAGTTATGGTTGATCTCACTGTGATAACAGCGGCCGTTCCTTGCCGTGCGGAGAATCCGACTTTATGCTCCATTCCCGGGTTGGGGAACATGGCACACCAAAGGAAAAGGCGGCATCGCTGCCGCCTTTCCTTTACTGAACAAGACCTGTTCAGGTGAGATTATTTTACTACGTCGTCGGCCTGGTTTACGAGAGACCTCTGGTCGTTGATCGTCCACTCATCGACCGTTGGGTCATTGTCGATGTTCCCCGCCGCTCCAATTATGAAAGCGTTGTCGCTGCGTGCAGATTGAACGACTGTCAAGGCATACGGGGTGGCATTGCCCGCATTGTCTGTTCCGCCTGGTGAGGGGGTAAAAACGGCACCGGATGTGCTAGTAAAAGGACCGCTAACATACGTGTACCGCGCCGTCCCGGTCGGTTCCCAAGCGATCTCTGCAAAGTTTCCGAAGTAGTTGTGTTCGCCGAAATACGAGACCTCGGCTGTGAAGATCCCGCCGAGGTTCGTCTTCGCCTCGGACTGCTTCGACTTCGCCTGGAAGCGCAGGAAGTTCGGGATGGCGATGGCGGCCAGGATGCCGATGATCGCGACGACGATCATCAGTTCGATCAGGGTGAACCCCTTCTTGCCTTTCTTGCCCCTAAGCATGCTCAACATGTTGTCTCCTCCTCTTGGGTTTGGAAATCAAATCGGCTGGATATCTCTATCGCAAGGGACGGGCCAAAACTTCAGTCCCGCCGGAGGAGAGCCTCACTCGATGCCGTGTTTCTGCAGGCGGTACCGGATGGATCGGAGGGAAATATTCAACAATTTCGCTGCTTCCGTACGGTTCCCCCCCGTTTTCTCCAGGGCTTTCATGAGGTGGATCTTTTCGACGCGGTCCATCTCCGTGTCGAGAAAAACCCCCTCTTTTGCAGATGATTCCTGACATTCGCCCGCAGGAACGGCGTCGCTGCTGACAATTTTTGTCACGTTCGGGGGGAGAGAGCCGACCGAGATGACATTTTTTGTCTCCATGATCGTCGCCCGCTCGAGGTGGTTCTCCAGCTCCCGCACGTTGCCGGGGAAGTCGTAGGCGAGGAGCGCCCGCATCGCCTCGCCGTCGATCCGCACCATCGGCTTGCCGTGCTTCTCCGAGAACTTCCGGAGGAAGTGGGCGGCCAGCGCCGGGATGTCCTCGCGGCGGTCCCGCAGGGGGGGAACGAAGATCTGGATGACGTTGAGCCGGAAGTAGAGGTCGTCCCGGAACCGTCCCTCCACCATCTCCCGCTGCAGGTCCCGCTTCGATGCGCAGACGATCCGGATGTCGATGGAGATGTCCTCGTTCCCTCCGACCCGGCGGAACGACCGCTCCTGGAGGGAGCGCAGCAACTTGCTCTGCATCGGCTGGGGGAGCTCGCCCACCTCGTCGAGGAAGAGGGTCCCCCGGTGCGCCGTCTCGAAGAGCCCCTTTTTCATCTGCACGGCCCCGGTGAACGCGCCCCGTACATGCCCGAACAGTTCGCTCTCGATGAGGTTCTCGGGGATGGCGGCGCAGTTGATCGGGACGAAGGGGAACGCTTTCCGCGGGCTGCGGGCGTGGAGGGCGGCCGCCACCAGCTCCTTCCCCGTGCCGCTCTCCCCCAGGATCATCACGTTGGCGTCGGTGGGGGCGACCCGGTCGATCAGCTCGAAGACTCCCAGGATCGCCTCGCTGCGACCGACGATCCCCTCGTAGGAGGAGGTCCCCTGCACCGATTCGCGCAGCGCCCTCCTGCGTCCGGCGTCGTCTTCCTTTCGCGCGAGGGCGGCCCGGACGATCTTGCGGAGGTTCGCGTTGTCGAACGGCTTGGTGAGGTAGTCGTACGCTCCGTACCGGATCGCCTCCTTGGC encodes:
- a CDS encoding ABC transporter ATP-binding protein, whose protein sequence is MIHKGPILSIEGLSKSYPTGFWRKPVRVLSDLSCQVHENEIVGFLGPNGAGKTTTIKILNRLAFPDAGKVTLFGGHAGDGADVRRRIGFMPEQPYFYEYLTGGEFLRLCGQLCGMSRRDTESRSSELLARVGLSGAREKAIRKYSKGMMQRLGLVQALLHDPEFVILDEPMSGLDPMGRMEVRGIIRDLKAAGKTVFFSSHILSDVEALCDRVIMLHKGRKVAEGRVEELIGAETLYIELVVSPVLPAGRLAAAGIPPEAGYAQGALLVLRAPDSGQANRWIGGLLREGCTVLSCVPVKKGLEEIFMERVGGSDAAGMGS
- a CDS encoding prepilin-type N-terminal cleavage/methylation domain-containing protein; translation: MLSMLRGKKGKKGFTLIELMIVVAIIGILAAIAIPNFLRFQAKSKQSEAKTNLGGIFTAEVSYFGEHNYFGNFAEIAWEPTGTARYTYVSGPFTSTSGAVFTPSPGGTDNAGNATPYALTVVQSARSDNAFIIGAAGNIDNDPTVDEWTINDQRSLVNQADDVVK
- a CDS encoding sigma-54 dependent transcriptional regulator translates to MEYVLVVDDEQSLRQVLELFFKKEGFEVDTASSFAEAEAAIAANAYDLVLTDLRMTQPDDGLKVLRAAVRKNPWTQVIVLTAYATVETAKEAIRYGAYDYLTKPFDNANLRKIVRAALARKEDDAGRRRALRESVQGTSSYEGIVGRSEAILGVFELIDRVAPTDANVMILGESGTGKELVAAALHARSPRKAFPFVPINCAAIPENLIESELFGHVRGAFTGAVQMKKGLFETAHRGTLFLDEVGELPQPMQSKLLRSLQERSFRRVGGNEDISIDIRIVCASKRDLQREMVEGRFRDDLYFRLNVIQIFVPPLRDRREDIPALAAHFLRKFSEKHGKPMVRIDGEAMRALLAYDFPGNVRELENHLERATIMETKNVISVGSLPPNVTKIVSSDAVPAGECQESSAKEGVFLDTEMDRVEKIHLMKALEKTGGNRTEAAKLLNISLRSIRYRLQKHGIE